Proteins co-encoded in one Acidithiobacillus caldus ATCC 51756 genomic window:
- the glgA gene encoding glycogen synthase GlgA — protein sequence MRILFVTSEMAPFSKTGGLGDVSGALPRQLLAAGEDVRVLVPWYGRPDGARLQHRADIYLPFSGEKLAILSHSEHPEWLFLRHPDFERAGTPYQNPAGEDWPDNAQRFARLCRAAVEIAQGRVAELFWQADLVHVNDWQTGLVPYLLDLEARVGAARPRTLLTIHNLAYQGRFAPTVLEPLHLPAADFHPEGTELYGSFSFLKAGLVYADHLSTVSPTYAQEIQRPEFGMGLDGLLRARSHALSGILNGIDAEHWNPAADPYLPAHYSADDLQGKAICKARLQQELGLFPDPGVPVLGMISRLVEQKGSDLVLALAPELLKRGLQLVILGSGERALEQRLRELGSMHRGQMAARIGFDEALSHRIEAGADIFLMPSRFEPCGLNQMYSLRYGTVPIVHETGGLADTVVDVDGSVTRPGNGFVFRPAQVDALRTAILRAERYFHQPALWRELQARGMGEDHSWRSAALAYRDLYGSIV from the coding sequence TTGCGGATCCTCTTCGTGACCTCGGAAATGGCGCCTTTTTCCAAGACGGGCGGCCTCGGCGACGTCAGCGGTGCCTTGCCGCGTCAGTTATTGGCGGCGGGCGAGGATGTACGTGTTCTGGTTCCCTGGTACGGACGGCCAGATGGCGCACGCTTGCAGCATCGCGCCGACATCTACCTACCCTTCAGCGGCGAGAAGCTGGCGATCCTGAGCCACAGCGAGCACCCCGAGTGGCTTTTCCTGCGCCACCCCGACTTCGAGCGGGCCGGCACCCCGTATCAGAATCCGGCGGGGGAGGACTGGCCCGACAATGCCCAGCGTTTTGCCCGCCTGTGCCGGGCGGCGGTGGAAATTGCCCAGGGACGGGTAGCGGAGCTCTTCTGGCAAGCGGATCTCGTCCACGTCAACGACTGGCAGACGGGTCTCGTGCCCTACCTGCTGGATCTGGAGGCGCGCGTCGGTGCGGCCCGACCGCGAACGCTCCTGACCATCCATAATCTGGCCTACCAGGGGCGCTTTGCCCCCACCGTTCTGGAGCCTCTGCATCTGCCAGCGGCGGATTTCCATCCCGAGGGAACCGAGCTCTACGGCAGTTTCTCCTTCCTCAAGGCCGGCCTCGTCTACGCCGACCACCTGAGCACCGTGAGCCCGACTTACGCCCAAGAAATTCAGCGCCCGGAATTCGGCATGGGCCTCGACGGCCTGCTCCGGGCGCGCAGCCACGCGCTCAGCGGGATTCTCAATGGCATCGACGCGGAGCATTGGAATCCGGCTGCCGACCCCTATCTGCCTGCCCACTACAGCGCCGACGATCTGCAGGGCAAGGCCATCTGCAAGGCGCGTCTGCAGCAGGAACTTGGACTCTTTCCCGATCCCGGCGTGCCGGTGCTGGGCATGATCAGTCGCCTGGTGGAGCAGAAAGGCTCGGACCTCGTCCTGGCCTTGGCCCCAGAGCTACTCAAGCGTGGCCTCCAGCTGGTCATCCTCGGTAGTGGCGAGCGGGCACTGGAGCAGCGTCTGCGCGAGCTCGGGTCCATGCACCGCGGCCAGATGGCGGCCCGGATCGGCTTCGATGAAGCCTTATCCCATCGCATCGAAGCCGGTGCCGATATCTTCCTGATGCCGTCCCGCTTCGAGCCCTGCGGTCTCAACCAGATGTACAGTCTCCGTTACGGGACCGTGCCCATCGTCCACGAGACGGGTGGCCTTGCGGATACCGTGGTCGATGTCGATGGGTCCGTGACCCGGCCCGGTAACGGCTTCGTTTTCCGTCCCGCCCAGGTGGATGCCCTGCGCACGGCCATCCTGCGCGCCGAGCGCTATTTTCATCAGCCTGCCCTCTGGCGGGAACTGCAAGCACGCGGCATGGGCGAAGACCACAGTTGGCGTAGCGCCGCCCTCGCCTACCGGGATCTCTACGGCAGTATTGTGTAG